CAGCGAGAAGTTCGCCCCCGCGGTGACGGCGGCCGGTGCGGTCATGATCGATAACTCGTCGGCGTTTCGTATGGACGAAGATGTTCCGCTCATCGTTCCCGAGGTCAACTCTGGAGATGTCGCGTGGCACAACGGAATCATCGCGAACCCGAACTGTTCGACCATCCAGATGGTGGTGGCGCTTGCTCCGCTTCATGCTCTTTCGCCGATCAAGCGTGTGGCGGTCGCGACCTACCAGGCTGCTTCAGGCGCCGGTGCCGCCGCAATGCGCGAGCTCTATGATCAGACGCAGGATTTTCTCGACGGTGAAAAGTTCGTTCCCGAGAAATTCGTCCACCGGATCGCGTTCAACTGCATTCCCCAAATCGACGTGTTCCTCGACGATGACAGCACCAAAGAAGAGTGGAAGATGTCGGTCGAGACCAAGAAGATCCTGCACGCGCCCGAGATCGCCGTTCATGCGACGTGTGTCCGGGTGCCGGTGCTGCGCTGTCACAGCGAAGTGGTCGACGTGGAATTCGTGAACGATGTCGACTTCGAGCAGGTGCGCGAAGCGCTGGCGTCTGCCCCCGGCATCGTCATCATGGATGACCCATCGAAGAACAACTATCCCATGCCGGCATTTTTGGAAGGGACCGATGAAACCTATGTCGGGCGCCTCCGCAAAGATCCGACGGTTCCAAGCGGAATCTCCCTGTGGGTCGTCGCCGATCAGTTGCGCAAGGGTGCCGCACTCAACGCGGTTCAAATCGCGGAGCTCCTCATATAATTTTCGTCGCTGAGAAGCGACGTGATATATATACCGTTCAAGAGAAAGGGCTGTTGTGGAAAACCAGCAAAATAAAACCACCGTCAAACGTGATAAGAGAACGAGCTATATCGTCCAAGCAGGAGTGATCGCCGCGCTCTCGGGCGCACTCTCGATTTTTGTCATTCAAGTTATGTCGTATCTATCGTGGGGACCGATTCAGTTCCGTATCAGCGAGGCGCTTACCGTACTCGCCCTGTTCACTCCGGCGGCGATTCCGGGATTGACCATCGGCACGCTCATTGCGAACTTGTCCAATTTGGGCGTGGCCGGACCGTTCGGGTGGTTCGATGTCGTGTTCGGCTCCGGCGCCACGTTGCTCGGCGCGATATGGACGTGGAAATTTCGCGATCGCACGAAGCTCGCGCTTCTCGG
The sequence above is a segment of the Coriobacteriia bacterium genome. Coding sequences within it:
- a CDS encoding QueT transporter family protein, which produces MENQQNKTTVKRDKRTSYIVQAGVIAALSGALSIFVIQVMSYLSWGPIQFRISEALTVLALFTPAAIPGLTIGTLIANLSNLGVAGPFGWFDVVFGSGATLLGAIWTWKFRDRTKLALLGPVLANALVVPAYLPIILKGLGLYKIPLLNINLEGHYLAMYLFGFITVGFGEAVVVYGLGLPLRLALKRSGIHIGEDNSK
- a CDS encoding aspartate-semialdehyde dehydrogenase encodes the protein MPKEPVVAVAGATGAVGIEMLKTLEQRHFPVSRVIALASSRSAGKKIAFNGPGSVDGFLIVQEMTEASFDGVDIALFSAGGSVSEKFAPAVTAAGAVMIDNSSAFRMDEDVPLIVPEVNSGDVAWHNGIIANPNCSTIQMVVALAPLHALSPIKRVAVATYQAASGAGAAAMRELYDQTQDFLDGEKFVPEKFVHRIAFNCIPQIDVFLDDDSTKEEWKMSVETKKILHAPEIAVHATCVRVPVLRCHSEVVDVEFVNDVDFEQVREALASAPGIVIMDDPSKNNYPMPAFLEGTDETYVGRLRKDPTVPSGISLWVVADQLRKGAALNAVQIAELLI